TGGGCGCAGCACCTCGTAGGGCGTCGGCGCAAGGCCGCGCTCGGTGCGCAGCCAGTTGACGGCGGCGGCGAGATCGGGGGCGGTGTCGGCCAGCGTGCCGTCGAGGTCGAACAGGACGGCGCGCGGCGCAGGCAGGCGGGAGGGAAAGCTCATGCGGTTTCTGTGGGTACGGGTTGCAGCGCGAACTTACAAGGGCCTGGTGCAGGCCACCATGTAGTTCACGTCGGTGTCCTGGTTCAGCGAGTAGATCTTGGTAAGCGGATTGTAGCTCAGGCCCTTCATGCCTTCGAGCTGCAGGCCGGCGGCGCGGATGAAGCCGGAGAGTTCGGCCGGGGTGATGAACTTGGCATAGTCATGGGTGCCGCGCGGCAGCATGCGCAGGACGTACTCCGCGCCGATCACCGCGAACAGATAGGACTTCGGATTGCGGTTCAGGGTCGAGAAGAATACATGGCCGCCCGGTTTCACGAGCGTCGCCGCGGCGCGCACGATGGCGGCCGGATCGGGAACGTGCTCGAGCATTTCCATGCAGGTGACGACGTCGAACTGGCCCGCTTCCTCGGCGGCCATGTCTTCAGCCGCGATGAGCTTGTAGCGGACCTCGACGCCGGATTCGAGGCTGTGCAGGTCGGCCACCTTCAGGGCCTTCTTCGACAGGTCGATGCCGGTCACCTTGGCGCCCTTGCGCGCCATCGATTCGGACAGCACGCCGCCGCCGCAGCCGATGTCGATCACGTTCTTGCCGGCCAGCGGCACGCGCGAGTTGATCCATTCCAGGCGCAGCGGATTGATTTCGTGCAGCGGGCGGAATTCGGACGTTGGATCCCACCAGCGGTGGGCCAGTTCGCTGAACTTCTGGATTTCCAGGGGGTCGGCGTTGGCCGTCTTTTCTTGCGTAGTCATAGGTCGGAATAATAGCGGAAATGCCGCAGCGCGACGGTTGGATGCTGAGAAAAAATTCGATCCCGCCTTCGCGGGGACGACGAATAAAAAAACCCCGCCGAAGCGGGGCTTTATCTGGCAATCAGCTCGCCCAGTGGCAGATTACTGCTGCTGGGTGCTGCGGGTACCGACCACTTCGATTTCCACGCGGCGGTTCTTGGCGCGGCCGGCGGCAGTCTTGTTGTCGGCCACAGGCTGCTTCTCGCCCTTGCCTTCGGTGTAGATGCGGTTCGATTCCACGCCCTTGCTCTGCAGGTAGGCCTTGACGGCTTCTGCGCGGCGGACCGACAGCTTCTGGTTGTAGGCATCGGTGCCGATCGAGTCGGTGTGGCCGACGGCGATGATGACTTCCAGGTTGATGTCCTTCAGCTTCGAGACCAGGTCGTCCAGCGATGCCTTGCCGGCCGGCTTCAGCACGGCTTTGTCGAAGTCGAAGAAGGCGTCAGCCGAGTAGCTCACTTTTTCCGAGGTCGGGACCGGAGCCGGAGCCGGTGCCGGGGCAGGCGCCGGAGCAGGCGCTTCGACCGGCGGCGGCGGCGGAGCGACGCACTTGCCGTTTTCCAGTTTCTCCGGCGGCACGCACAGCGGTGCGTCGCAACCCGGGACTGCATCGGCCGGGGTCCAGTAGCCGGTGCGCCAGCACAGGCCGAAAGGATTGCGCGCAATCACGCCGCGAGCATCCTGCACGTAAGCGCTGTAGGGCTTCGGAGCCTGGATGTCGGTCGTCAGCGGCGCATACGGCGGTGCGCTTTGTGCAAAAGCACTGCCGGCCATCGCTGCCGAAGCTGCGAGCATGAGGGTTGCTAATTTTTTCATATTTTTTTCTTCCTTTCGGTAAATTCTTTCGCGCTGCGAAATTGCGCCAACACAGATATAAGCCAGCGCATGGGCAGAATACTAACATTTCAAACTGACGCGCCCGTTTCGCATTGTGAAACAAGCAATTAACTTCTCGGCCATTTTGCCACATACGCTACATCTGCACGACCGCAGCAGGCCCCATTTGCAATGCATGGGATTTGTCGCGTTGTTTCTGCGCAACAACGTGTTGTGAGCGGCTCGCAAGCTTGACGAAAGTTTATGACAGGCATGTGTCAAATTACTAATCGTGCACATGTCAAGCGTGCTGGACTTGCTTTCAAAATGCACTGCTGATATAGCGCGCGTGGTAAAATCGAACGCTTGGAAACTTAAAACTGGTGGCCCGCACAGGCCCCGAAAACAGCCGACTCGCCAATGGATCAATTCGCAAAAGAAACAATTCCAATTTCTCTGGAAGAAGAAATGCGCAAGAGCTACCTCGATTACGCGATGAGCGTGATCGTGGGCCGTGCTCTGCCGGATGCGCGCGACGGTCTCAAGCCGGTGCACCGCCGCGTGCTGTTCGCGATGCATGAGATGAACAACGTGTGGAACCGTCCTTACCTGAAGTGCGCGCGTGTGGTCGGCGAAACCATGGGTAAATTCCACCCGCACGGCGACGCGTCGATCTACGACACCCTGGTGCGCATGGCGCAGGACTTCTCGCTGCGCTACACGCTGGTGGACGGGCAGGGCAACTTCGGTTCCATCGACGGCGACAGCGCCGCGGCGATGCGTTACACCGAGTGCCGCCTCGACAAGATCTCCCAGGAACTGCTGGCCGACATCGACAAGGACACGGTCGACTTCCAGCCGAACTATGACGGCAAGGAAAAAGAGCCGACGGTCCTGCCGACCCGCATCCCGAACCTGCTGGTGAACGGTTCCTCGGGCATCGCGGTCGGCATGGCCACCAATATCCCGCCGCACAACCTGTCCGAAGTCATCAACGGCGCGCTGCACGTGCTGCGCAACCCGGACTGCACGATCGACGAACTGATCGAGCTGATCCCGGCGCCGGACTTCCCGACCGCCGGCATCATCTACGGCGTGTCCGGCGTGCGCGACGGCTATCGCACCGGCCGCGGCCGCGTGGTGATGCGCGCCAAGACCCACTTCGAGGAATACGGCAAGGACGGCGGCCGCGTGGCCATCATCGTCGACGAGCTGCCCTACCAGGTGAACAAGAAGTCGCTGCTCGAGCGTATCGCCGAGAACGTGCGCGACAAGAAACTGGAAGGTATCTCCGACATCCGCGACGAGTCCGACAAGTCGGGCATGCGCGTGGTGATCGAGCTGAAGCGCGGCGAAGTGCCGGAAGTGGTGCTGAACAATCTGTACAAGCAGACCCAGCTGCAAGACACCTTCGGCATGAACATGGTGGCGCTGGTCAACGGCCAGCCCAAGCTGCTGAACCTGAAGCAGATGCTGGAGTGCTTCCTGTCGCACCGCCGCGAAGTGGTCACCCGCCGCACCGTGTTCGAACTGCGCAAGGCGCGCGAGCGCGGCCACATGCTGGAAGGCCTGGCCGTTGCACTGGCGAACATCGACGACTTCATCGCCATCATCAAGGCTGCGCCGACCCCGCCGGTCGCGAAGACCGAGCTGATGCAGCGCGCCTGGGATTCGTCCCTGGTGCGCGAGATGCTGATGCGTACCGAAACCGGCGCCGCCGGCGGCATCGACGCCTTCCGTCCGGAGCACCTGCCGAAGCACTACGGCATGCAGCAGGACGGCCTGTACAAGCTGTCCGACGAGCAGGCCCAGGAAATCCTGCAGATGCGCCTGCAGCGCCTGACCGGCCTCGAGCAGGACAAGATCGTCAACGAGTACAAGGACGTGATGGCGCAGATCGCCGACCTGCTCGACATCCTGGCCCGTCCGGAACGCGTCACCGCGATCATCGTCGACGAAATGGCGCAGATCAAGGCCGATTACACCGAGAACGGCAAGGACAGCCGCCGCTCGGCCATCGAGCACAATGCCAGCGACCTGGAAACCGAAGACCTGATCACCCCGCAGGACATGGTGGTGACCCTGTCGCACACCGGTTACATGAAGTCGCAGCCGATCTCGGAATACCGTGCCCAGAAGCGCGGCGGCCGCGGCAAGCAGGCGATGGCGACCAAGGACGAGGACTGGATCGACCAGCTGTTCATCGCCAACACCCACGACTACATGCTGTGCTTCAGCAACCGCGGCCGGATGTACTGGCTGAAGGTGTGGGAAGTGCCGCAGGGCTCGCGCAACTCGCGCGGCAAGCCGATCGTGAACATGTTCCCGCTGCAGGACGGCGAGAAGATCACGGTGATCCTGCCGCTGTCGGGCGAGAACTCGAGCTTCCCGGAAGATCACTACGTCTTCATGTCCACCAGCCTGGGCACCGTCAAGAAGACCCCGCTGCGCGACTTCAGCAATCCGCGCAAGGCCGGCATCATCGCGGTCGACCTGGACGACGGCGATTTCCTGATCGGCGCCGCGCTCACCGACGGCAAGCACGACGTGATGCTGTTCTCGGACGCCGGCAAGGCCGTGCGCTTCGACGAGAACGACGTGCGCCCGATGGGCCGTACCGCGCGCGGCGTGCGCGGCATGAACCTGGAAGAGGGCCAGAACGTGATCGCGCTGCTGGTCGCCGAGAACGAGCAGCAGTCGGTCCTGACGGCCACCGAGAACGGCTTCGGCAAGCGTACTCCGATCACCGAGTACACCCGCCACGGCCGCGGCACCAAGGGCATGATCGCGATCCAGACCACCGAGCGCAACGGCAAGGTGGTGGCTGCGACCCTGGTCGACGAGACCGACGAGATCATGCTGATCACGACCGGCGGCGTGCTGATCCGTACCCGCGTGTCCGAGATCCGCGAGATGGGCCGCGCGACCCAGGGCGTGACCCTGATCGCCGTCGAGGACGGCACCAAGCTGTCCGGCCTGCAGCGCGTGGTCGAGAGCGATGTCGACGAGGTCGAGCTGGAGCCGGCGCCGGAGTAATTCTCGCGGTTGCAACTGAAACCCTCCGGGACGGCCCGTGCAGCGATGCACGGGCCGTTTTTCTTTCGGTGGACATGCTGCATTGCGGCGAAAAATCGGGATGCATAAGGATTTTTTGCAAGTTTCGTGCGAAAATCGTGTTTGCCTGTCACCGATGTATGGGCGGCAACACTTGCGCCCGCGGTTCGACATCTTGGAATTTTTTCGTGAAAACACCTTTCGCCGCCATCGTTTCCGTCCTCCTGTTCTTCCCGGCCATCGGGGTCGTACAGGCGGCGCCTGCCGCTGCACCGGCCGCGGTCGAGGCGACCCGGCAGATGCTGGATGCGATGCACGTGCGCGCATTGATGGCCCAGTCCATGAAGCAGGCCGAGGAGCTGATGCCGGCCCAGATGCGGGAGACGGTGTCGCGCATGCTCCAGGCCGACGCCACCATGAACAACGAGCAGAAGACGCGGGCGCTGCAAAAATTCGACGCCGAACTGCCGGAACTGGTCGCCAAGATGCACGTGCTGTTCTCGGACCCGACGCTGGTCGACGACATGCTGGCCGAGATCGAGCCCCTGTATGCGAACAGCTTCACGGTCGACGAACTGCACCAGCTGACCGCTTTCTACCGGTCGCCGCTGGGCCGCAAGATGATGGCGAACATGCCCAAGCTGATGGCGCAAAGTACGGAAATCAGCAACCGCGTGATGATGCCGCGGATTCAGAAGCTCATGAGCCAGACCATGCAAGACGTGGTCGGTCAATAATCATTGGACGAGGTGCGCGTGACCCAGGTTTTTAATTTCTCCGCCGGCCCAGCCGTTCTCCCGAAAGAAGTCCTGCAGCAGGCCGCCAGCGAAATGCTCGACTGGCACGGCAGCGGCATGTCGGTCATGGAGATGAGCCACCGCGGCCCCGAATTCATCTCGATCTACAAGCAGGCCGAAGCCGACCTGCGCGAGCTGCTGCAGGTTCCCGCCAACTACAAGATCCTGTTCATGCAGGGCGGCGGGCTGGGCGAGAATTCGCTGGTGCCCCTGAACCTGGCGGGACGCAAGCCCCAGCCGGCCACCATCGACTTCGTGCAGACCGGTTCGTGGTCGAGCAAGTCGATCAAGGAAGCGCGCCGTTACGCCAAGGTGAACGTCGCCGCATCCGGCGAAGCGAGCGGCTTCACCACCGTGCCGCCGCAGGAAAGCTGGAAGCTGAGCGCTGACGCCGCCTACCTGCACGTCTGCACCAACGAAACCATCGACGGCGTCGAATTCAACTTCGTGCCGACGGTGCAGGGCAATACGCCGCTGGTCGCCGACATGTCCTCGCACATCCTGTCGCGGCAGATCGACGTCTCGAAGTATGGCGTGATCTTTGCCGGCGCCCAGAAGAACATCGGCCCGGCCGGCCTGACCCTGGTGATCGTGCGCGACGACCTGCTGGACAGCGCGCTGCCGATCTGCCCCGGCGTCTTCAACTGGCGCGCGGTGGCCGATGCCGACTCGATGCTGAACACGCCGCCGACCTACGCCATCTACATCGCCGGCCTGGTATTCGCGCACCTGAAAAAGCTGGGCGGGGTGGCCGAGATGGAGCGCCGCAATATCGAAAAAGCGCGCCTGCTGTACGAGACGCTGGATGCCGACGATTTCTACCGGAATCGCGTGGCGCCCGAATGCCGTTCGCGCATGAACATACCCTTCTACCTGCGCGACGAATCCCTGAACGACCAATTCCTGGCCGGCGCCAAGGCGCGCGGGCTGCTGCAACTGAAGGGCCACAAGTCCGTCGGCGGTATGCGGGCATCGATCTACAACGCGATGCCGATCGAGGGCGTGCAAGCCCTGGTCGATTATTTGAACGAGTTTGCGG
This window of the Massilia sp. WG5 genome carries:
- a CDS encoding DUF2059 domain-containing protein; amino-acid sequence: MKTPFAAIVSVLLFFPAIGVVQAAPAAAPAAVEATRQMLDAMHVRALMAQSMKQAEELMPAQMRETVSRMLQADATMNNEQKTRALQKFDAELPELVAKMHVLFSDPTLVDDMLAEIEPLYANSFTVDELHQLTAFYRSPLGRKMMANMPKLMAQSTEISNRVMMPRIQKLMSQTMQDVVGQ
- the ompA gene encoding outer membrane protein OmpA — protein: MKKLATLMLAASAAMAGSAFAQSAPPYAPLTTDIQAPKPYSAYVQDARGVIARNPFGLCWRTGYWTPADAVPGCDAPLCVPPEKLENGKCVAPPPPPVEAPAPAPAPAPAPAPVPTSEKVSYSADAFFDFDKAVLKPAGKASLDDLVSKLKDINLEVIIAVGHTDSIGTDAYNQKLSVRRAEAVKAYLQSKGVESNRIYTEGKGEKQPVADNKTAAGRAKNRRVEIEVVGTRSTQQQ
- the ubiG gene encoding bifunctional 2-polyprenyl-6-hydroxyphenol methylase/3-demethylubiquinol 3-O-methyltransferase UbiG, whose translation is MTTQEKTANADPLEIQKFSELAHRWWDPTSEFRPLHEINPLRLEWINSRVPLAGKNVIDIGCGGGVLSESMARKGAKVTGIDLSKKALKVADLHSLESGVEVRYKLIAAEDMAAEEAGQFDVVTCMEMLEHVPDPAAIVRAAATLVKPGGHVFFSTLNRNPKSYLFAVIGAEYVLRMLPRGTHDYAKFITPAELSGFIRAAGLQLEGMKGLSYNPLTKIYSLNQDTDVNYMVACTRPL
- the gyrA gene encoding DNA gyrase subunit A, which codes for MDQFAKETIPISLEEEMRKSYLDYAMSVIVGRALPDARDGLKPVHRRVLFAMHEMNNVWNRPYLKCARVVGETMGKFHPHGDASIYDTLVRMAQDFSLRYTLVDGQGNFGSIDGDSAAAMRYTECRLDKISQELLADIDKDTVDFQPNYDGKEKEPTVLPTRIPNLLVNGSSGIAVGMATNIPPHNLSEVINGALHVLRNPDCTIDELIELIPAPDFPTAGIIYGVSGVRDGYRTGRGRVVMRAKTHFEEYGKDGGRVAIIVDELPYQVNKKSLLERIAENVRDKKLEGISDIRDESDKSGMRVVIELKRGEVPEVVLNNLYKQTQLQDTFGMNMVALVNGQPKLLNLKQMLECFLSHRREVVTRRTVFELRKARERGHMLEGLAVALANIDDFIAIIKAAPTPPVAKTELMQRAWDSSLVREMLMRTETGAAGGIDAFRPEHLPKHYGMQQDGLYKLSDEQAQEILQMRLQRLTGLEQDKIVNEYKDVMAQIADLLDILARPERVTAIIVDEMAQIKADYTENGKDSRRSAIEHNASDLETEDLITPQDMVVTLSHTGYMKSQPISEYRAQKRGGRGKQAMATKDEDWIDQLFIANTHDYMLCFSNRGRMYWLKVWEVPQGSRNSRGKPIVNMFPLQDGEKITVILPLSGENSSFPEDHYVFMSTSLGTVKKTPLRDFSNPRKAGIIAVDLDDGDFLIGAALTDGKHDVMLFSDAGKAVRFDENDVRPMGRTARGVRGMNLEEGQNVIALLVAENEQQSVLTATENGFGKRTPITEYTRHGRGTKGMIAIQTTERNGKVVAATLVDETDEIMLITTGGVLIRTRVSEIREMGRATQGVTLIAVEDGTKLSGLQRVVESDVDEVELEPAPE
- the serC gene encoding 3-phosphoserine/phosphohydroxythreonine transaminase, which produces MTQVFNFSAGPAVLPKEVLQQAASEMLDWHGSGMSVMEMSHRGPEFISIYKQAEADLRELLQVPANYKILFMQGGGLGENSLVPLNLAGRKPQPATIDFVQTGSWSSKSIKEARRYAKVNVAASGEASGFTTVPPQESWKLSADAAYLHVCTNETIDGVEFNFVPTVQGNTPLVADMSSHILSRQIDVSKYGVIFAGAQKNIGPAGLTLVIVRDDLLDSALPICPGVFNWRAVADADSMLNTPPTYAIYIAGLVFAHLKKLGGVAEMERRNIEKARLLYETLDADDFYRNRVAPECRSRMNIPFYLRDESLNDQFLAGAKARGLLQLKGHKSVGGMRASIYNAMPIEGVQALVDYLNEFAGR